In Streptomyces sp. NBC_01426, one genomic interval encodes:
- the serS gene encoding serine--tRNA ligase — protein sequence MIDLRLLREDPDRVRASQRARGEDVGLVDALLSADERRRSSGMRFDELRNEQKSLGKLIPKASPEERAELLTKAEQLKQDVKAAEAEQNEADEAAKRLLLQLGNIVHSDVPVGGEEDFTVLETHGVIRDFAAEGFEAKDHLELGESLGAIDVERGAKVSGSRFYYLTGVGALLELALVNASIAQATEAGFIPMLTPALVRPRAMEGTGFLGQAAENVYHLEKDDYYLVGTSEVPLAAYHMDEIIEADKLPLRYAGFSPCFRREAGTYGKDTRGIFRVHQFDKVEMFSYVAPEEAEAEHQRLLAWEKQWLTSLELPFQVIDVATGDLGSSASRKFDCEAWIPTQGKYRELTSASNCDGFQARRLSIRYRDGKKTQPLSTLNGTLCAVPRTIVAILENHQQADGSVRVPPVLRPYLGGREVLEPIAK from the coding sequence GTGATTGACCTCCGGCTGCTCCGTGAAGACCCTGACCGTGTCCGCGCCTCGCAGCGCGCTCGTGGAGAGGACGTCGGCCTCGTCGACGCACTGCTCTCCGCCGACGAGCGCCGCAGGTCCTCCGGCATGCGCTTCGACGAATTGCGCAACGAACAGAAGTCGCTCGGCAAGCTCATTCCCAAGGCCTCTCCGGAGGAACGGGCGGAGCTCCTCACCAAGGCCGAACAGCTCAAGCAGGACGTCAAGGCGGCCGAGGCCGAGCAGAACGAGGCGGACGAGGCGGCCAAGCGGCTCCTCCTCCAGCTCGGGAACATCGTCCACAGCGACGTCCCCGTCGGCGGCGAGGAGGACTTCACCGTCCTTGAGACGCACGGCGTCATCCGCGACTTCGCCGCCGAGGGCTTCGAGGCCAAGGACCACCTGGAACTCGGCGAGTCGCTGGGTGCCATCGACGTCGAACGCGGCGCCAAGGTGTCGGGCTCGCGCTTCTACTACCTCACCGGCGTCGGCGCGCTCCTGGAACTGGCCCTGGTCAACGCGTCGATCGCACAGGCCACCGAGGCCGGCTTCATCCCGATGCTGACCCCCGCGCTGGTGCGTCCGCGCGCCATGGAGGGCACCGGCTTCCTCGGCCAGGCCGCGGAGAACGTGTACCACCTGGAGAAGGACGACTACTACCTCGTCGGCACCTCCGAGGTACCGCTCGCCGCGTACCACATGGACGAGATCATCGAGGCCGACAAGCTGCCCCTGCGGTACGCCGGCTTCTCGCCGTGCTTCCGCCGTGAGGCCGGCACGTACGGCAAGGACACCCGCGGCATCTTCCGCGTCCACCAGTTCGACAAGGTCGAGATGTTCTCGTACGTCGCGCCGGAGGAGGCCGAGGCCGAGCACCAGCGGCTCCTCGCATGGGAGAAGCAGTGGCTGACCAGCCTGGAGCTGCCCTTCCAGGTGATCGACGTCGCCACGGGTGACCTGGGCTCCTCCGCCTCGCGCAAGTTCGACTGCGAGGCGTGGATCCCGACCCAGGGCAAGTACCGCGAGCTGACCTCCGCCTCGAACTGCGACGGCTTCCAGGCGCGTCGCCTGTCGATCCGCTACCGCGACGGCAAGAAGACCCAGCCGCTCTCCACACTGAACGGCACCCTGTGCGCCGTCCCGCGCACGATCGTCGCCATCCTGGAGAACCACCAGCAGGCCGACGGTTCCGTACGGGTCCCCCCGGTGCTCCGTCCGTACCTGGGTGGTCGCGAGGTCCTGGAGCCGATCGCCAAGTGA
- a CDS encoding HAD family hydrolase → MSPAPFPYKLVATDLDGTLLRDDDTVSERTREALLAATAAGAAHIIVTGRAVPWTRHVLDDLGYKGIAVCGQGAQVYDAGAHRLLTSVTLDRQLAGLALSKIEAEVGPLAVAASRDGVDGEVLFGPGYQVQEGLPALYLEDTAAIWTAPLNKLYIQHPGLGDDELVKAARATVGSLVDIVMAGPGVVEILPLGLSKATGLSLAARRLGVKAAETIAFGDMPNDIPMFGWSAHGVAMANAHPELKAVADEVTTSNQEDGIAVVLERLLGAA, encoded by the coding sequence GTGAGCCCGGCCCCCTTCCCCTACAAGCTCGTCGCGACGGACCTCGACGGCACGCTGCTGCGTGACGACGACACCGTCTCGGAGCGCACCCGTGAAGCCCTCCTCGCGGCCACCGCCGCGGGCGCGGCCCACATCATCGTCACCGGCCGGGCCGTGCCCTGGACCCGGCACGTGCTCGACGATCTCGGCTACAAGGGGATCGCCGTGTGCGGACAGGGCGCCCAGGTGTACGACGCGGGGGCGCACCGACTCCTGACCTCGGTGACGCTGGACCGCCAGCTGGCCGGTCTGGCGCTGTCGAAGATAGAGGCGGAGGTCGGGCCGCTGGCGGTCGCCGCCAGCCGGGACGGGGTGGACGGCGAGGTCCTGTTCGGGCCCGGCTACCAGGTCCAGGAAGGGCTGCCGGCCCTCTACCTGGAGGACACCGCGGCCATCTGGACTGCGCCGCTGAACAAGCTGTACATCCAGCACCCGGGGCTCGGCGACGACGAGCTCGTCAAGGCGGCCCGGGCGACCGTGGGCAGCCTGGTGGACATCGTGATGGCCGGTCCGGGCGTGGTGGAGATCCTGCCCCTGGGTCTGAGCAAGGCGACCGGCCTGTCGCTGGCCGCGCGCCGGCTGGGGGTGAAGGCGGCGGAGACGATCGCCTTCGGCGACATGCCCAACGACATCCCGATGTTCGGTTGGTCGGCTCACGGTGTGGCGATGGCCAATGCCCACCCGGAGCTCAAGGCCGTGGCCGACGAGGTGACGACCTCCAACCAGGAGGACGGTATCGCGGTGGTGCTGGAACGTCTGCTGGGCGCGGCCTGA
- a CDS encoding rhomboid-like protein yields the protein MMPHAEPEPSRPLWSWIRSSPGTHIWLLIIAVTSVVVVIAPDHLDHVLLHRNSSNIHELTRHPIRALLSSAFWIENPASLALYAALFELFHAPVERWLGTLRWLVIIATAHITATLVSQKLVLMAIQDHRAPRSMVHVVDIGVSYGLAAAAGVLTYRLPGPWRWLYLAGVVAFFGIPLLGGGTFTDLGHAIALAVGLLAWPLTRHPQPTRVSRET from the coding sequence ATGATGCCGCACGCCGAGCCCGAGCCCTCCAGGCCGCTGTGGTCCTGGATACGCTCCTCGCCCGGCACGCACATCTGGCTGTTGATCATCGCCGTCACCAGTGTGGTCGTGGTGATCGCTCCCGATCACCTGGACCACGTCCTGCTGCACCGCAACAGCAGCAACATCCACGAGCTCACCCGGCACCCCATTCGAGCCCTGCTCTCCAGCGCGTTCTGGATCGAGAACCCGGCCTCGCTCGCCCTGTACGCGGCGCTCTTCGAGCTCTTCCACGCTCCCGTCGAACGCTGGCTCGGCACCCTGCGGTGGCTCGTGATCATCGCGACCGCCCACATCACCGCCACCCTGGTCAGCCAGAAACTGGTGCTGATGGCCATCCAGGACCACCGGGCCCCGCGCAGCATGGTCCACGTCGTCGACATCGGCGTCAGCTATGGACTCGCCGCGGCCGCCGGAGTCCTGACCTATCGGCTGCCCGGCCCGTGGAGGTGGCTCTACCTCGCGGGAGTCGTCGCCTTCTTCGGCATCCCCCTCCTCGGCGGCGGAACCTTCACCGACCTCGGACACGCCATCGCGCTGGCCGTCGGCCTGCTCGCCTGGCCGCTGACCCGGCATCCACAACCCACCCGTGTTTCACGTGAAACATGA
- a CDS encoding ABC transporter permease has product MYNPTVARLTYRALLGRRRALILFALPALLIVLSIAVRAFTGLDDKVAADLLGGFALATMVPLIGVIAGTGAIGPEIDDGSIVYLLSKPVKRPTIIMTKLIVAIAVTMVFSAIPTLIAGFILNGNGQQIAVAYTVAALVASIAYSALFLLLGTVSRHAVVFGLVYALIWESLFGSLVSGAKTLSVQQWSLALAEKVAGEGYVDATVGLPTASVLLVAVTVGATVYAGQKLRRLTLAGEE; this is encoded by the coding sequence ATGTACAACCCCACCGTCGCCCGGCTCACCTACCGGGCCCTGCTCGGCCGCCGCCGCGCGCTGATCCTCTTCGCGCTGCCCGCCCTGCTGATCGTCCTCAGCATCGCCGTCCGTGCCTTCACCGGCCTGGACGACAAGGTCGCCGCCGATCTGCTCGGCGGATTCGCCCTCGCCACGATGGTCCCGCTGATCGGCGTCATCGCCGGCACCGGCGCCATCGGTCCCGAGATCGACGACGGCTCGATCGTCTACCTGCTCTCCAAGCCGGTGAAGCGGCCGACGATCATCATGACCAAGCTGATCGTCGCGATCGCGGTCACGATGGTGTTCTCCGCGATCCCCACCCTGATCGCGGGCTTCATCCTCAACGGCAACGGCCAACAGATCGCCGTCGCCTACACCGTGGCCGCCCTCGTCGCCTCGATCGCCTACAGCGCGCTGTTCCTGCTGCTGGGCACCGTCAGCCGGCACGCCGTCGTCTTCGGTCTCGTCTACGCCCTGATCTGGGAGTCCCTCTTCGGCAGCCTGGTCTCCGGGGCGAAGACCCTGAGCGTCCAGCAGTGGTCCCTGGCCCTGGCCGAGAAGGTCGCCGGCGAGGGATACGTCGACGCCACCGTGGGCCTGCCCACCGCCTCGGTACTGCTCGTCGCGGTCACCGTCGGAGCCACCGTCTACGCGGGCCAGAAGCTGCGTCGCCTCACCCTCGCGGGCGAGGAGTAG
- a CDS encoding ABC transporter ATP-binding protein, with protein sequence MTIIDIDHTSRWFGNVVAVNDVTMRIGPGVTGLLGPNGAGKSTLINMMGGFLAPSTGTVTLDGTPIWRNEQVYKQIGVVPEREAMYDFLTGREFVVANAELHGLDDAAAQRALATVEMEYAQDRKIATYSKGMRQRVKMASALVHDPSVLLLDEPFNGMDPRQRMQLMDLLRRMGDEGRTVLFSSHILEEVEQLASHIEVVVAGRHAASGDFRKIRRLMTDRPHRYLIRSFDDRALAAALIADPSTAGIEVDLKEGVLRVQAVDFGRFTELLPRVAREHGIRLLTVSPSDESLESVFSYLVAA encoded by the coding sequence GTGACCATCATCGACATCGACCACACCTCCCGCTGGTTCGGGAACGTCGTCGCCGTCAACGACGTGACCATGCGCATCGGTCCGGGTGTCACCGGCCTCCTCGGTCCCAACGGTGCGGGCAAGTCCACACTCATCAACATGATGGGCGGCTTCCTGGCCCCCTCCACCGGCACGGTCACTCTGGACGGGACGCCGATCTGGCGCAACGAGCAGGTCTACAAGCAGATCGGCGTCGTGCCCGAGCGCGAGGCCATGTACGACTTCCTCACCGGCCGCGAGTTCGTCGTCGCCAACGCCGAACTCCACGGACTCGACGACGCGGCCGCCCAGCGGGCCCTGGCCACCGTCGAGATGGAGTACGCCCAGGACCGCAAGATCGCCACGTACTCCAAGGGCATGCGCCAGCGCGTGAAGATGGCCTCCGCCCTCGTCCACGACCCGTCGGTGCTGCTCCTCGACGAGCCGTTCAACGGCATGGACCCGCGTCAGCGCATGCAGCTCATGGACCTGCTGAGGCGCATGGGCGACGAGGGACGCACCGTGCTCTTCTCCTCCCACATCCTGGAGGAGGTCGAACAGCTCGCCTCCCACATCGAGGTGGTCGTGGCCGGCCGGCACGCGGCTTCCGGTGATTTCCGCAAGATCCGTCGCCTGATGACGGACCGTCCGCACCGCTACCTGATCCGTTCCTTCGACGACCGGGCCCTTGCCGCGGCCCTGATCGCCGACCCGTCCACCGCCGGTATCGAGGTCGACCTGAAGGAAGGCGTCCTGCGCGTCCAGGCCGTCGACTTCGGGCGCTTCACCGAGCTGCTGCCGCGGGTCGCCCGCGAGCACGGCATCCGGCTGCTGACGGTCTCGCCCTCCGACGAGTCCCTCGAGTCGGTCTTCTCCTACCTCGTCGCGGCCTGA
- a CDS encoding ABC transporter permease subunit, with the protein MAPDTSTQIHNIGYRSYDGPRLGRAYARKSLFSQSLRGAYGLGRSAKSKVLPMILFAVMCVPALIIVAVAIAVPGSTDLPIKYTTYALTTQVIIGLYLASQAPQSVSRDLRFKTVPLYFSRPIERVDYVVAKFAAMASALFILTATPLLIMYIGSLLAKFDFGDQTEGFGQGLASVLLLSLLFAGLGLVMAALTPRRGFGVAAIIAVLLIPYGAVTAVQGIAYNTGSTGAIDWLGLFSPITLIDGIQTAFLNGTSAFPGGEGPTAGIGFVYLLVALGLIAGSYAALMARYRKAGL; encoded by the coding sequence ATGGCGCCTGACACCTCGACCCAGATCCACAACATCGGCTACCGGTCCTACGACGGCCCCCGGCTCGGCCGTGCCTACGCGCGCAAGTCGCTGTTCTCGCAGTCGCTGCGCGGCGCGTACGGCCTCGGTCGCTCGGCCAAGTCCAAAGTGCTGCCGATGATCCTCTTCGCGGTGATGTGCGTTCCCGCGCTGATCATCGTCGCGGTGGCCATCGCGGTGCCCGGCTCCACCGACCTGCCGATCAAGTACACGACGTACGCCCTGACCACCCAGGTGATCATCGGCCTGTACCTCGCCTCCCAGGCCCCGCAGTCGGTCTCCCGGGACCTGCGCTTCAAGACGGTGCCGCTGTACTTCTCGCGCCCCATCGAGCGCGTGGACTACGTCGTGGCCAAGTTCGCGGCCATGGCCTCGGCCCTGTTCATCCTCACCGCGACCCCGCTGCTGATCATGTACATCGGCTCGCTGCTCGCGAAGTTCGACTTCGGGGACCAGACCGAGGGCTTCGGGCAGGGGCTGGCCTCCGTACTGCTCCTGTCGCTGCTCTTCGCCGGCCTCGGCCTGGTCATGGCCGCGCTGACGCCGCGTCGCGGGTTCGGCGTCGCCGCCATCATCGCCGTGCTGTTGATCCCGTACGGAGCCGTGACCGCCGTACAGGGCATCGCGTACAACACCGGCTCCACCGGCGCCATCGACTGGCTGGGCCTGTTCTCCCCGATCACCCTGATCGACGGCATCCAGACCGCCTTCCTCAACGGCACCTCCGCCTTCCCCGGCGGCGAGGGCCCCACGGCCGGCATCGGCTTCGTCTACCTGCTCGTCGCCCTCGGGCTCATCGCCGGCTCCTACGCCGCACTGATGGCCCGCTACCGGAAGGCCGGGCTGTGA
- a CDS encoding ABC transporter ATP-binding protein — protein MTVIATESLSKRYPRVTALDRLSLDIGPGVTGLVGANGAGKSTLIKILLGLSPATEGRAAVLGLDVSTHGSAIRERVGYMPEHDCLPPDVSATEFVVHMARMSGLPPTAARERTADTLRHVGLYEERYRPIGGYSTGMKQRVKLAQALVHDPQLVLLDEPTNGLDPVGRDEMLGLIRRIHTDFGISVLVTSHLLGELERTCDHVVVVDGGKLLRSSSTSEFMQSTTTLAVEVTDSDTHPDGTAALRKALTEAGITLHVGEEQGLPGAGHVLLVEATGEETYDTVRDTVADLGIGLVRMEQRRHHIAEVFRDNDPSAPHAPQARPTQQKGAGSDGA, from the coding sequence GTGACTGTCATCGCGACCGAAAGCCTGAGCAAGCGGTACCCCCGAGTGACCGCCCTCGACCGGCTCTCCCTGGACATCGGGCCCGGCGTTACCGGGCTCGTGGGCGCCAACGGAGCCGGCAAGTCCACGCTGATCAAGATTCTGCTGGGACTGTCCCCCGCCACCGAGGGCCGTGCCGCCGTGCTCGGACTCGACGTCTCCACGCATGGCAGCGCCATCCGTGAGCGCGTCGGCTACATGCCCGAGCACGACTGCCTGCCCCCCGACGTCTCGGCCACCGAGTTCGTCGTGCACATGGCGCGCATGTCCGGGCTGCCCCCGACCGCCGCCCGCGAACGGACCGCCGACACCCTGCGCCACGTGGGTCTGTACGAGGAGCGCTACCGCCCCATCGGCGGCTACTCCACGGGCATGAAGCAGCGGGTCAAGCTGGCCCAGGCGCTCGTCCACGACCCCCAGCTGGTGCTGCTCGACGAGCCCACCAACGGCCTGGACCCGGTCGGTCGCGACGAGATGCTCGGCCTGATCCGCCGCATCCACACCGACTTCGGGATCTCGGTCCTGGTCACCTCGCACCTCCTCGGAGAGCTGGAGCGGACCTGCGACCACGTCGTGGTCGTCGACGGCGGCAAGCTCCTGCGCTCCAGCTCCACCAGCGAGTTCATGCAGAGCACCACGACCCTGGCGGTCGAGGTCACCGATTCCGACACCCACCCGGACGGCACCGCCGCGCTGCGCAAGGCGCTCACCGAGGCGGGCATCACCCTGCACGTGGGCGAGGAGCAGGGCCTGCCGGGCGCAGGCCACGTCCTCCTCGTCGAGGCGACGGGCGAGGAGACGTACGACACGGTCCGCGACACCGTCGCCGACCTGGGGATCGGCCTGGTCCGCATGGAGCAGCGCCGCCACCACATCGCGGAGGTCTTCCGCGACAACGACCCGTCCGCGCCGCACGCCCCGCAGGCGCGGCCCACCCAGCAGAAGGGAGCCGGTTCCGATGGCGCCTGA
- a CDS encoding M24 family metallopeptidase — protein sequence MAGETKQRTTRRSAFTGATGTAGVSGLSAELRGFREVQRLAYECAEAVAAQLRPGVTEREAARMQREWLRERGVRDWFHLPFAWFGDRTAFANFKIPLQFFPTNRRLEPGMPFILDMAPVHKGYAADVGYSGSLGLHPVQDRLMADLRPHRELILRQVRERRSLREIYENVERLMTRQGYANRHRAYPFGVIAHKLDRVGERRWSPTVFGFGTQSLKGLASDALHGHREGWSPLWSPYHFSDHVPRPGLWAVEPHLGFRGTGAKFEEILVVTDSRDPEESAFWLDDDLPHVRRWAEEKAA from the coding sequence ATGGCTGGGGAAACCAAGCAACGCACGACGCGACGCTCCGCATTCACCGGGGCGACCGGAACCGCGGGGGTCTCCGGGCTCAGCGCCGAACTGCGCGGATTCAGAGAGGTCCAGCGCCTCGCCTACGAGTGCGCCGAGGCCGTGGCGGCGCAGCTCCGCCCGGGTGTGACCGAGCGCGAGGCGGCGCGGATGCAGCGCGAGTGGCTGCGCGAGCGCGGGGTGCGGGACTGGTTCCACCTGCCGTTCGCGTGGTTCGGTGACCGCACCGCCTTCGCGAACTTCAAGATCCCCCTGCAGTTCTTCCCCACGAACCGGAGGCTGGAGCCGGGGATGCCCTTCATCCTCGACATGGCCCCGGTCCACAAGGGCTACGCCGCCGACGTCGGATACTCGGGGAGCCTCGGTCTGCATCCCGTCCAGGACCGCTTGATGGCGGACCTGCGGCCGCACCGCGAGCTGATCCTGCGACAGGTCCGCGAGCGCCGCTCCCTGCGCGAGATATACGAGAACGTCGAGCGGCTCATGACCCGGCAGGGCTACGCCAACCGGCACCGGGCCTATCCGTTCGGCGTGATCGCCCACAAGCTGGACCGGGTCGGGGAGCGGCGCTGGTCACCGACCGTGTTCGGGTTCGGCACCCAGTCCCTCAAGGGTCTGGCGAGCGACGCCCTGCACGGGCACCGCGAGGGTTGGTCACCGCTGTGGAGTCCCTACCACTTCTCCGATCACGTGCCGCGGCCCGGCCTGTGGGCGGTGGAGCCGCACCTGGGCTTTCGTGGGACCGGCGCGAAGTTCGAGGAGATCCTGGTCGTCACCGACTCCCGGGACCCTGAGGAAAGCGCCTTCTGGTTGGACGACGATCTGCCGCACGTGCGGCGCTGGGCTGAGGAGAAGGCGGCATGA
- a CDS encoding SDR family oxidoreductase gives MSGIGGTGLEGARERRVSTGGIELCVVELGEVDRPTVVLVHGYPDSKEVWSEVARRLAEHFHVVLYDVRGHGRSTAPVPLRGGFTLEKLTDDFLAVADAVSPDRSVHLVGHDWGSVQGWEFATVSRTEGRIASFTSMSGPSLDHFGHWIKKRMARPTPRRAAQLLNQGAKSWYVAMLHTPVLPELAWRGPLGKQWPRILQRMEQVPAGDYPTSSLPSDAAHGAWLYRDNVRSRMRRPRADAYAHVPVQLITPTGDAFLSERLYDELELWAPDLVRRTLPAKHWVPRTRPDQLASWITEFVTAREEPATRAPERKAPGRYADRFGGQLVLVTGAASGIGRATAFAFAEAGARVVCVDRDAEGAARTADMARLVGAPQAWGECVDVSDEHAMEKLAEKVAAEYGIVDVLVNNAGIGLSGSFLDTSAEDWKKVLDVNLWGVIHGCRIFGKQMADRDQGGHIVNTASAAAYLPSKTLPAYSTSKAAVLMLSECLRAELASKSIGVSAICPGIVNTNITATSRFAGVDEAEEKRRQERSSRLYGLRNFPPEKVADAILLAVVKNQAVVPVTPESKGALLLSRLAPGALRRIAKLEPRL, from the coding sequence ATGAGCGGCATCGGCGGAACGGGTCTGGAAGGCGCGCGCGAGCGTCGGGTGAGCACGGGCGGGATCGAACTGTGCGTCGTCGAGCTGGGGGAGGTGGACCGGCCGACCGTCGTGCTGGTGCACGGCTACCCGGACAGCAAGGAAGTCTGGTCGGAGGTCGCCCGGCGGTTGGCCGAGCACTTCCACGTGGTGCTGTACGACGTACGGGGTCACGGCCGCTCGACGGCCCCCGTCCCCCTGCGCGGCGGCTTCACGCTGGAGAAGCTGACGGACGACTTCCTGGCCGTCGCCGACGCGGTGAGCCCGGACAGGTCGGTGCACCTGGTCGGCCACGACTGGGGCTCCGTACAGGGCTGGGAGTTCGCGACGGTCTCCCGCACCGAGGGCCGGATCGCCTCGTTCACCTCCATGTCGGGGCCGTCCCTCGACCACTTCGGGCACTGGATCAAGAAGCGGATGGCCCGGCCCACGCCGCGCCGGGCCGCCCAACTCCTGAACCAGGGCGCCAAGTCCTGGTACGTGGCCATGCTGCACACTCCGGTGCTGCCCGAGCTGGCCTGGCGCGGACCGCTCGGCAAGCAGTGGCCCCGGATCCTCCAGCGCATGGAGCAGGTCCCCGCCGGCGACTACCCGACGTCGTCCCTGCCCTCGGACGCCGCGCACGGGGCCTGGCTCTACCGCGACAACGTGCGGTCCCGGATGCGCAGGCCGCGTGCCGACGCGTACGCGCACGTACCCGTACAGCTGATCACACCCACCGGGGACGCGTTCCTGTCCGAGCGGCTCTACGACGAGCTCGAACTCTGGGCCCCGGACCTGGTGCGGCGCACCCTGCCCGCGAAGCACTGGGTGCCGCGCACCCGCCCTGATCAACTGGCCTCCTGGATCACCGAGTTCGTGACCGCGCGGGAGGAACCGGCGACGCGTGCCCCGGAGCGGAAGGCCCCCGGCCGGTACGCCGACCGGTTCGGTGGCCAACTGGTCCTGGTCACCGGAGCCGCCAGCGGCATCGGCCGGGCCACCGCCTTCGCCTTCGCCGAGGCCGGAGCCCGGGTCGTGTGCGTGGACCGGGACGCGGAGGGCGCGGCGCGCACCGCCGACATGGCCCGCCTGGTGGGGGCGCCGCAGGCCTGGGGCGAATGCGTGGACGTCAGCGACGAGCACGCGATGGAGAAGCTCGCGGAGAAGGTCGCCGCCGAGTACGGAATCGTGGACGTCCTGGTCAACAACGCCGGGATCGGGCTCTCCGGGTCCTTCCTCGACACCAGCGCCGAGGACTGGAAGAAGGTCCTCGACGTCAACCTGTGGGGCGTCATCCACGGCTGCCGGATCTTCGGCAAGCAGATGGCCGACCGCGATCAGGGCGGTCACATCGTCAACACCGCCTCGGCCGCCGCGTATCTGCCCTCGAAGACCCTGCCCGCGTACAGCACCTCCAAGGCGGCGGTGTTGATGTTGTCGGAGTGCCTGCGCGCGGAACTCGCCTCGAAGTCGATCGGCGTCTCGGCCATCTGTCCCGGCATCGTCAACACCAACATCACCGCCACCTCCCGCTTCGCCGGCGTGGACGAGGCCGAGGAGAAGCGTCGCCAGGAGCGCTCCTCGCGCCTGTACGGCCTGCGCAACTTCCCGCCGGAGAAGGTCGCGGACGCGATCCTGCTGGCCGTCGTGAAGAACCAGGCCGTGGTGCCGGTGACACCCGAGTCCAAGGGCGCCCTGTTGTTGTCCCGCCTCGCGCCGGGCGCCCTGCGACGGATCGCGAAACTGGAGCCCCGGCTGTGA
- a CDS encoding MerR family transcriptional regulator, with protein MSDQAVAEYRIEDLAHHSGATVRTIRAYQDRGLLPKPERRGRSNVYRDTHLARLRQIADLLDRGYTLASIKELLEAWDAGRGLGGVLGLVAEVHGPWTDEEADRISRSELNERFGGRPDDDAVGEACELGVLERIPGRPDEFLVPSPQELAVASELYAAGVPLVAITGHLRELRGQVEHIASRFLEFTTEHVFARYLGHVPPTDTDAAEAAAMVRRLRPLAQQTVDAELARAMRLLATRHLQQHLGAAGAAQPSGPTPVALPAETVRAVQELVGPDHVAEFVRAATEREIQARTMNELVGRGGR; from the coding sequence TTGTCCGATCAGGCGGTAGCCGAGTACCGGATCGAGGATCTGGCGCACCACAGCGGCGCGACGGTACGCACGATCAGGGCGTACCAGGACCGCGGTCTGCTGCCGAAGCCGGAGCGACGAGGCCGTTCGAACGTCTACCGGGACACGCACCTGGCGCGGCTGCGCCAGATCGCGGACCTGCTGGACCGCGGATACACCCTGGCCTCCATCAAGGAGCTGCTGGAGGCGTGGGACGCGGGGCGCGGGCTGGGCGGCGTCCTGGGCCTGGTCGCCGAGGTCCACGGGCCGTGGACCGACGAGGAGGCGGACCGGATCAGCCGGTCCGAACTCAACGAGCGGTTCGGCGGACGGCCCGACGACGACGCGGTCGGCGAGGCGTGCGAGCTCGGGGTGTTGGAACGCATCCCGGGCCGCCCCGACGAGTTCCTGGTGCCGTCGCCGCAGGAACTGGCGGTGGCCTCGGAGCTGTACGCGGCGGGGGTGCCGCTGGTGGCGATCACCGGGCATCTGAGGGAGTTGCGCGGGCAGGTCGAACACATCGCGTCGCGCTTCCTGGAGTTCACCACCGAGCACGTCTTCGCCCGCTACCTGGGGCACGTCCCACCCACGGACACGGACGCGGCGGAAGCGGCGGCGATGGTCCGAAGACTGCGGCCGCTGGCCCAACAGACGGTGGACGCGGAGCTGGCACGGGCGATGAGGCTGCTGGCCACCCGCCACCTCCAGCAGCACCTGGGCGCGGCCGGCGCCGCACAGCCCTCGGGTCCCACCCCGGTGGCGTTGCCGGCGGAAACGGTACGGGCGGTACAGGAACTGGTGGGTCCCGACCATGTGGCGGAGTTCGTCCGGGCGGCGACGGAGCGGGAGATCCAGGCCCGGACGATGAACGAACTGGTCGGCAGGGGCGGCCGGTAG